The nucleotide window AAATGTGATAAAGCCAACAAAGCTTGGCCTTCTGCCAGATCAAAAACCGCATTAAAGTGGCCACTATACAGCAAAAGAGTGAGATCAACTGAATTCGATGCTCAACCAAGAGAGGGCCCAAATATCCACACATCTAAGAACAAGGAGGTGACAACAATTAACTAAGAAacgaatttgaatttttaatagcCAGGATATAGTTTACAAAAATTCCTAAAAGAGATATGATGAAAGCTGGTTAACTTTGCTAAATAAAACCAATCTAAGAAACACATAGTTGCAAGCTACAATTCACTTCAGTTCTGCTCCTCGTAATCTAAGGCTTCCTCTTGAGCAGCAGCCATCAACTCATCAAATTTCTCCGACTTTCCTAGCAATATTTCAATCTAGCAAACAAGACAACACAAAATCAGCCTAGAAATAAAATCAGAGTTGCAATCCTTAGAAAAGTCACAGGCTTAAAATTACATGAATGAATAAGAGAGTAATTTGGTTAAGACATGCTACAACCAAACCTTTGCCCTCTAGACACAAATAGCTGCTGGTTTGATGGGACAGTCAACACTATAGCAAATGCAGCTATAGATAAGAATCAACAAGTCATGAACACCCTTTTTGAAATCATACACGCTAGTACTTTGAATGTGACTGAATCATCATCTACCAGAGGACAGTCAATAGTCAACAGACTGAAGGGCCTGAAAACCTAAAGTTCTCAAACATAAGCACCTAATTCATGGAAATTACTAGCTCTTCTAAGGGGTTTGACACACCCACTTCTATAGAAGCAGATCACACACCATGTAGACCTAAGTGGCTATATTGGATGAAGGGGAATTCATCAAAAGTACAGTCATCTTatatttgaaacaaagtggCACATCCTCAAGCAGCTCCTAAAAGAAGAACGATACTCACATAACACTTCAATCAGAAAGGGTTGCCCGGATgtcatcaataaataaaatcatatgtgCTAGCAATAAGGAAATGGATGATCATGCACCCAACTTACCAGTATTGATGGTCCACCAATCAATaaatatcaaaaccaaaatGTAAATGTTATCAACATAACCAGATGGTGCCTGGTTATATATTCTCTTTAGATTTCCAACATATATTACGTTCACACTTTACCTTTGCCTTTTGAATGGGCCGCCCTCCAGCATCCTCTCTCATGTCAACAGTGGAAGTCACGATCCCTGTATGCATTGTTTTTCACCAAAGCTAAGTTTTCAGAGTAAGattgagagaaaaatgaaatttggaaAAGGAGCAAGGATCTCACTCTTCTCAACAGCCAGTTCATTGTTCTTCAAAATCTCAGCAATAGTAACCACCGTGGCAATAGCTGGAGATACAACATAAAAGTCCATCCTTTAAGAAATACAAGAAAACCTCTCAACAGTATAAATTATATCAGTCCAAAAAATGTATAGTTCCCCACTTCTTTGAATATACTATACACGTATTGTGCACAATCATGTCTTCTACAAGGATGATGGCAGTCCATCTTGCAGTTGAACATCTCAAAGACAATATATAGTAATACAAGAATTTATCAGATGTTCACAGTTCAACAGACATGGTAAATATAAAAATCGAATTCCTAAGTTGCAATCAGCAAACTTAGCAACCCATCACCAAACGCCTGTGATCGGCAAGAGAAGGGttgaattcaaaaatattaaatgcatTTCCAGCATCCAAAAGatatcaataacaaaaaaatatatgtataagaaACGACATCCATATTGAGATACTAGAACTACATGGTACACAAGGAAACAAACAGAGGGTTAAAAAACTACCCATTCCCAGCGCAGACAGTTCCACCTCGTTGTGTTGCTGCATGTACCtctggaaaaaaaattttaaatcacaTAATTACTAAAAGAAAGGGCAAAGAGATATAACGGGACATGCACAACCAAGTCGGCCTAATCGGACTGTCAGAGCCCATTAACTTTCCTAATCCcaggaaaaaaaatcctttCATTTACGCTCGACATAAGCTCAATCATGCCGGCAACAAAGAGCATGTAAAAACCCTGAACACTAACCAGCGAATATGACTAACTAGAGTCTCATAAAACAGAGCACAATGCTCTTTTTTCTCAATGGGTAAAAACAGAGCATAATGTGCAAAAACTAGCATtacgattaaaaaaaatattctcagcAATCAAACGCAGGCAATATGAAACGAAATCCTAGCGTGAGAGCCCAGTTCGTAGAAGCGACGAACGAACagatattattaactaatacaaaAAGGGAGATAAGATTAAATAACGGTAAATAACACGGTTAACACCAGACCGTTCGGTCGTGAGTGAAAAGAGTTCGAAGCAAAAACCAAAGAATAATCTCTTCTATTTCCTCGAGTTTTCTTAGCAAAcgaaaaaggaagagaatgtCGCTAAGAAATGTTGAGAAagtgaaattatataaaaataaatacataataataaagaaaaagaaaaaccttggCGAGATTGACGTAGAAAAAGAGGGGCTTTTTGGTGTTAGAGACTTGGATGCGATTCCGCTTGATGGACGAAGAATCCGTGATGTTGATATTGTTAACTCCCTCAGTGATGCCCTCCATTCTCTACTTGTTTCCTAATCCCACAGTTCTCTCTCTTGTTTCTCTCTGAAGCAGATTGGGACGATGGAGAGGGCTTTAAAGCTGAAAAACCCTTCTTTCGACCAGCACTGGAGTCAAGGGTTTTTGATCAATTGGGTTAACAGGTTTAGAACATCGCTGTTCATGTCGTGGGCTTTTGGGCTTTCACAGAACAATACACTGACCCAAAGTCGACAAGATCAATTACTATCTCgttcatttttacaaaaatttttatttatttttacaaaattttttatctcatattatctaatcattataatttttacaaatttctacataaaataaaataaacaattcaattttttcaattctcagaacaaaaataatcttaaaaaaatatattttaataatattttattcaacttttaatttttatctcaacttatctacaaaaataaatgacaaTCAAGTGTAGGTTTTAcgcattctctttaaaaaaacctacactatcaaatttattttctattttttaatgggCATTGATTACGAATCATCCTTTCATATTCTCGTTAGCATTCTAAGAACTTCTCTAAATAAACATCAAGAAGCCTAATTTAAGAATCATTTAATATAGAATGTTCAATGTTACCCTTAAAATGAAGGGTAgctatgtaaaattaaaattaatttttaataaactgCCACAAGTAGTttgattgatttaaaatgagttataaaGGGATTGTAAGTGTATCCATATCCAATTTGAGAATCGCTAAGAATAACAAGTTCAGTAAGATGACATAAAGTAACCCTTGCCATCAGATCTCTTTAGTAAGGGATCTCTCAGATCTGAGATGGATATTGAtaatacataatataatttttattccaCCATCACACCAAATGATAACATATCTAGGCATCAAAAGAATAATTCTTTCAGAGTACCGTAAGCACTCGCATATATCGTTTGGATATGCTCAAATTCCTAGACAAAAATGATCACAGAACTGCACAAACAATAACTTTAGACAAGTTGGAGACAGACCTTATGAGGTACCAACATACACACTTTTTTAGAGAGATGGAACAAAAAAATCCATATGGTGGTTCTCTAACGTTTTCATCCATCTAACTCCTTTTCACACATAAATAGAGTACGTGACATAGATCCAGCAGACAACTTTCCTTTCTGTTGGGGGGCGGCGGCAGAGATCTTGATTTCTTGTGTTATTTATACAGCAAGCTTCAATGAAAGGGATGACATATCCCGCAACAGAATAATGAGGAGATAATGAACTAACAGTTAATGCCACATTGGCCTCCTCTCGCTGCAGCTTTAGCAGAATCCGTGGTGAAGGGATCAATCCGTACCCATAATAAGGAGAAAATTGAAGCAAGAAGAATGGACCATACAATGACAATAGTCGGGGTACGATTTTGCCGACCTAACAAACCCTTCAGGAACGGATACAGATGGGCAATGACCCATATAGCAAAGAACAGCCTGCCGAAGAGAGGACCCCAAGACTGGTATCCACTGTTTACGGCATATGAAACACCAGCCACAATACCTACTAAGTTCACAATAAGAACTGTGGTCGGAGGGATGAGAAGTGATGTCCATTTGAACACGTAAAGCTCTGCAAAGTCTCCATCTTCATCAGATGCCTTTGAAGTGACGGTAAAGTTGGTATCAATCCCAGCAAGCACTTTCAAGAGCCCTTGAAAGACTGCAAAGAGATGGGCAGATGTACCACCGATGACCCAGAATTGCTCATTCCTCCACCAGTCCTCAATACTGACCCCACTCCACCTAAGCTCAAGGATTCCAGTAGCAGCAATGGAGACAAAGAGGAGAATAAACAACATGCTGGCAAAATTACTTATCTGCATAAAAGTTTTTGATaagttacaaaaatatatatatttttttattagtcatAAGTTACAAAAAGATCATGCAGATATTATAGACATGTCAATGGGAGAGAGATAGACTTATCAAAAAGTGGGAGAGAGATAGACATATGAAATGGACCCTACAATATTTCTTGCTGCCCAAGTGgatctttttcactcttttataACATACTGTGTTGCACATTTCCAGCCAAAAGTTTCCCCCTCACCCATTTAATGACATACAAATGCCAGaagataagaaaatgaaaaattcaagcAGGCTAGAGCAGTTCATCTGATTAATTGTAATTAAGGATCACTTACCTCAGGAATGATAAATTTTCCAGTGAGAAGGCAAAAGGCAGGAAGCATGCAGTAGGCAATCAGTGGGATTGATGTCAGTGGGTACACAATAGTATTTATGTAAGCCAGTCTCTCCAAAAGCTTCAGTCTCCCATTGTAGCCATACCACAAGGGGCAATGCCTACTCAGCAAAATCTCAATTGATCCCAAGGCCCATCGAAGAACCTGGTTCAATCGATCAGAAAGATTGATCGGAGCAGACCCCTTAAATGCTGGGCGAGCGGGCATACAATAGATTGAGATCCAACCacgagcatgcatcttgaacccAGTTAAAATATCTTCTGTGACAGAACCATAAATCCAACCAATCTGGTGGTAATAAAAAGTATAGTTAATGTTTCAGCACAACATCATCAAATGAATATTCTAAGTGCTAGCACTGCTAGGTCCTCTATTGCTATACTAACTGACCTCTTTTCCCCATTCAGTTTTGTCTTCATATCCACAGCTGATAACATGGATTGCTTCCTTCAAAAGTGTTGCAGGGTTGGTTGTTGGTGGAATGCCACCTTGTTCCATGAAGGTGGCTGCAATAAAAACAGGAGACTGACCAAAACGCTTCTCTAAGCTCTTTTGAGACATAAGAAGCAATCTCTCATCATCATATCCTGTGGAAGAAGGCAAATGGAGTTCACATTACAACGCATAGACGCACCAAACCATCAtttagtttgaaaaattattcttactTAAACTTGGGGAAACAGAAAACCAACCTTCAACACCCTCCTCAATGTCGTCCATATTAAAAATGGGAATGGTGGATTCGGTTCTTTTCATTGCCCTCTTCTTGTCAATGTACTTCTTATTGCCACCCTTTCCCTTCTTTCTTGAACCACAACAACTCTTGACAATAATATTTGGTTCCAAATCTTCCTCAGTTAACACTGGATCATACCCATATAGAGCTTGCCTGTTGAAACAGCAACCAGTTCCCACATAGACAGGACCCTGAATCCCGTCCAGCCCTTTTAAGTTGAtctaaaaaacacaacaaatacAAGATTGTACTTAAGTCCAACCACAATAAAATGTaacatggaaaaatattttccagtgAAATATCCAGTGGAACCTACATCAAAGAAGACAATATTGCGGTTAGCATATCGATCATGCAAGTCAATGCCATCAAAACGCTGTGGGAACTGTACATAACAggttttttttccaaaaccagGGTCCATCATGAAACACATGGCTTCTTTGAGAGCTTTACTGTTATTAAAGTAGTGATCACAGTCAACGTTCAGAAGATATGCACCATTGGTTAGGACAGCAGAAACTCGGATCTGCAGAACATAAGATGAAACCGAGTCAGAAAACATGGCTTAAACAACCTACTCATATGATGATCCACCTCAATCCATCAGGCAACTAATAGAAACGCAGGTAATTTCCAAACCAGGGTACAAAGAATTGTGATGTCCTTCTATTGAAGAAGAAAGgggttattttcaaaaaattcattgACTGGCACTACCTCGAATTGTGGACAAAGGTAactattatgtttttaaatgactaAGATAACTATcgtattataataataaaaggcCTTCAGTAGACAAACCAATGCGTTCATTGCTCCAGCCTTCTTGTGATGCTGGAAGCCAGGCCGCTTCTCACGAGAAACATAAACAAGTCGAGGTAGCTCATTTCCATCTGTATCAAGCCCCCCACTATGTCCTAAGAACACCTGTTCTTCCacccaatttaaaatattgtgagaaGAATATCATGGAAGCAGTTCCAAAAACCACTAGGAAAAAAAGATGATACCTGAATCATTCCTGGATGATCTCTAGGATTATTTCCAGGCCATGGAGTGCCATCCTGCATTGTCCAACCTTCTTCCGGCGTCTTCTGTGCTTTGGCAACAAGGGCATTGATCCGTACCTTGAATTCTTCATATTCTCTCTGAGAAACAAAATGGTTTCAAAGTTCCGCTGACACACaaagtttaaatattgtatCTACCTATAAAATTCTTATGTTAATACTTATCAAATTCTCCAGAATAATATgcttttaaaattagttttctTAAATGATTGAATTGTTATAGTTCTCAGTCAATAACATTACATCTTAAAGCATAAAAGCTTTTTCGTTTCAATAGTTGCTCCAAGATCCATAAAAAGAACGACATACATAATTagataatacatacataattacaTGATACACGTTAACTTTATTATTGCAACCGTGACAAATGAGACAAGAGTAGACAGCTTTAAAAGCACCAAACCACAGCAATAATAAAGTTTACATTTCCACcatgcaccacataatacaagaAAGAGAATGATGCTATACAAACTACCACAAACACAATAAACATATTGAtccatctattttttctataagaTCATTTTATTAACAAGAAGAAGGTGCTACCATGCACACCGGAGAAACATATTGATTCATCATGGCAATGCTAACTGACCTTCATTGCCCGCCGCTCTTTCACAAATGAAGGTTGTATTTTGTCTTTCAAGTAATCAATTTTCTGGGCAAAGTAAAACTCAGGGGCCCTAGGCTCAATGTTGTGCTTCTTGCAAAAGGGCACCCACTTCCTAGCAAACTCCGCAGTTTCAGAAAGGGCTTCAAAGGTCAACATTGCTGACCCATCATCTGAAACATAGCATGAGACCTTGTCGACAGGGTAATCCACAGCAAGTATGGACAAAACGGTGTTTGCTGTAACGAGAGGGGGCTCTTTTAGGGGATCCACAGTACTAACAAAAACGTCTACAGGAGCCAGCTGTGATGGTTCTCCTTCCCTATCGTATCTGCAGAGTTTGAAAATGTCACCAAGAAAACTCCTCCATGttcaaaatacacataaaatgaAGCACTGTCACAATTAGAATGAAATAAACTTACCTCAATACAAGCCTGTCAAGGTAGGTCTCACGGTTGATTGGAGACCATTTTGGGAACTGATCCAGAAGCCAAGATAAAGCAAACCAGATCTCACAAATAACTGATGTTAGCCACAATGGGTATGCATCTTTGACTGGGTGAGTTACACGGTATTGTAagaaaaatcccaaaataataagcCGTAGTATGATAACGACACGATAAGGTGTCAGATGTGAAGAAGAAATAGGAACCACACGACTCAAC belongs to Juglans regia cultivar Chandler chromosome 8, Walnut 2.0, whole genome shotgun sequence and includes:
- the LOC109016820 gene encoding uncharacterized protein At2g34160-like, with the translated sequence MEGITEGVNNINITDSSSIKRNRIQVSNTKKPLFFYVNLAKRYMQQHNEVELSALGMAIATVVTIAEILKNNELAVEKRIVTSTVDMREDAGGRPIQKAKIEILLGKSEKFDELMAAAQEEALDYEEQN
- the LOC108985137 gene encoding cellulose synthase A catalytic subunit 1 [UDP-forming]-like; the encoded protein is MEANAGMVAGSYKRNELVQIRHDSDNGPKPLKHLNGQICQICGDTVGLTASGDVFVACNECAFPVCRPCYEYERKDGNQSCPQCKTRYKRHKGSPRVDGDDDEDDVDDLENEFNYTQGNSKARRQWQGEDAELSSSSRHESQQPIPLLTNGQPVSGDFPCAASDNQSVRSTSGPLGPSEKHAHSLPYIDPKLPVPVRIVDPSKDLNSYGLGNVDWKERVEGWKLKQEKNMTQVTSRYTEGKGDMEGTGSNGEELQMADDARQPLSRVVPISSSHLTPYRVVIILRLIILGFFLQYRVTHPVKDAYPLWLTSVICEIWFALSWLLDQFPKWSPINRETYLDRLVLRYDREGEPSQLAPVDVFVSTVDPLKEPPLVTANTVLSILAVDYPVDKVSCYVSDDGSAMLTFEALSETAEFARKWVPFCKKHNIEPRAPEFYFAQKIDYLKDKIQPSFVKERRAMKREYEEFKVRINALVAKAQKTPEEGWTMQDGTPWPGNNPRDHPGMIQVFLGHSGGLDTDGNELPRLVYVSREKRPGFQHHKKAGAMNALIRVSAVLTNGAYLLNVDCDHYFNNSKALKEAMCFMMDPGFGKKTCYVQFPQRFDGIDLHDRYANRNIVFFDINLKGLDGIQGPVYVGTGCCFNRQALYGYDPVLTEEDLEPNIIVKSCCGSRKKGKGGNKKYIDKKRAMKRTESTIPIFNMDDIEEGVEGYDDERLLLMSQKSLEKRFGQSPVFIAATFMEQGGIPPTTNPATLLKEAIHVISCGYEDKTEWGKEIGWIYGSVTEDILTGFKMHARGWISIYCMPARPAFKGSAPINLSDRLNQVLRWALGSIEILLSRHCPLWYGYNGRLKLLERLAYINTIVYPLTSIPLIAYCMLPAFCLLTGKFIIPEISNFASMLFILLFVSIAATGILELRWSGVSIEDWWRNEQFWVIGGTSAHLFAVFQGLLKVLAGIDTNFTVTSKASDEDGDFAELYVFKWTSLLIPPTTVLIVNLVGIVAGVSYAVNSGYQSWGPLFGRLFFAIWVIAHLYPFLKGLLGRQNRTPTIVIVWSILLASIFSLLWVRIDPFTTDSAKAAARGGQCGINC